Proteins from a single region of Sparus aurata unplaced genomic scaffold, fSpaAur1.1, whole genome shotgun sequence:
- the LOC115578123 gene encoding uncharacterized protein LOC115578123 isoform X4, giving the protein MSKRKHNVTLNTKEKDWLRENVPRRTLTRWKKRKINRTLTDIEKHTAQRHEIDEGASQSEEQRAEPFTLTQEIDEDASQSEEQRAEPFTSTQEIDEDASQSEEQRAEPFTLTQEIDEDASQSEEQRAEPFTSTQEIDEDASQSEEQRAEPFTLTQEIDEDASQSEEQRAEPFTSTQEIDEDASQSEEQRAEPFTSTQEIDEDPSQSEEQRAEPFTSTQEIDEDPSQSEEQRAEPFTSTQDNVPQAIDDVHTQGLTEEQSCISILSFALRHNTTGVLMEDLLKLLKLHSAGTSAIPASKYFLGKPLAGIVDQFEHHHYCSVCTKYLGTSQSQEETLTCVSCSSSITVKASLHEGHFFISIPLKGQLKDILENQGMHDLCFPADDSSREVINDICDGTLYQALQSNSEVDFLSLTFNCDGVPVFQSSKFSIWPILCCVNEIPPQCRDKHVLLCALWFGSKKPDMTCFFKPFVEECANLSKTGFKWHHPIDQSWRNVKVHPLCCVCDAVARPLLQNFKQFNGEYGCGVCLHPGVQMRKGQGNSRVYTCSAEKPSDRNHKTTVEIGQIAEREGKTILGIKGPSAIVDLAKFDLINGMVPDYMHCVLLGVCRQMATLWIDSKSYSEPWYIGTQTAIMDRHLLSIKPPGIVARVPRSLTERKFWKAHEWQHWLLYYSLPVLKGILPQKYHSHWALLIEGISILLGSELSTEQINHAHDALVYFVGGVQALYGEEHMTFNVHSLLHLSQSVVHWGPLWAHSAFMFEAFNGYLLKQVKSSQAVPQQICKRVMLSRAFPRLAKQFLTNAPAEVKDFCNEMRTEKHHVKKFAKFAEVTALGPPNVRLISVGDQAALHTVKQVPTNYVVNYYKRIAVNAEVVHGHTYSKTKQRNNSIVLLKDGSIFRVSHFIDIGDQCLYAIGNYGKCTVQKLARGSLIKTPLSYMSTVHFPTGFHKAINTTQVVGPCMYIQCPQSSSFVCRLLKTYYCK; this is encoded by the exons ATGtcgaaaagaaaacacaacgttACTCTCAACACGAAAGAAAAAGATTGGTTGAGAGAAAACGTTCCAAGACGTACTTTgacaagatggaaaaaaag GAAAATCAACAGAACTTTGACTGACATTGAAAAACACACTGCTCAACGACAT GAAATTGATGAAGGTGCCAGCCAAAGcgaagagcagagagcagagcctttcacattaacacag GAAATTGATGAAGATGCCAGCCAAAGcgaagagcagagagcagagcctttcacatcaacacag GAAATTGATGAGGATGCCAGCCAAAGcgaagagcagagagcagagcctttcacattaacacag GAAATTGATGAAGATGCCAGCCAAAGcgaagagcagagagcagagcctttcacatcaacacag GAAATTGATGAGGATGCCAGCCAAAGcgaagagcagagagcagagcctttcacattaacacag GAAATTGATGAAGATGCCAGCCAAAGcgaagagcagagagcagagcctttcacatcaacacag GAAATTGATGAGGATGCCAGCCAAAGcgaagagcagagagcagagcctttcacatcaacacag GAAATTGATGAAGATCCCAGCCAAAGcgaagagcagagagcagagcctttcacatcaacacag gaAATTGATGAAGATCCCAGCCAAAGcgaagagcagagagcagagcctttcacatcaacacag GACAATGTACCTCAAGCAATAGATGATGTCCACACCCAAGGACTAACGGAAGAGCAAAGTTGCATCTCGATTCTCTCCTTTGCATTGAGACACAACACTACAGGTGTATTGATGGAAGACCTGCTGAAACTTTTAAAGTTACATTCTGCTGGGACAAGTGCAATTCCAGCAAGCAAGTATTTTTTGGGGAAACCATTAGCTGGTATTGTAGATCAATTTGAACACCATCATTACTGCAGCGTATGTACTAAGTACCTTGGCACTTCACAGTCACAAGAAGAAACACTTACATGCGTGTCATGTTCCTCATCCATAACAGTAAAAGCCAGTTTACACGAAGGACATTTCTTTATCAGTATTCCATTAAAGGGCCAACTGAAAGATATTCTTGAGAATCAGGGTATGCATGATCTCTGTTTTCCTGCTGATGACAGTAGTAGAGAAGTAATAAATGATATATGTGATGGCACCTTATATCAGGCCTTGCAGTCAAACAGTGAAGTGGATTTCCTTTCCCTTACATTTAATTGTGATGGTGTACCAGTCTTTCAGTCCTCTAAATTTAGTATTTGGCCAatactgtgttgtgttaatgaGATACCCCCTCAGTGCAGAGATAAGCATGTACTTTTATGTGCTTTGTGGTTCGGTTCCAAAAAGCCAGACATGACCTGTTTCTTCAAACCATTTGTGGAGGAATGTGCCAATCTTTCAAAAACTGGTTTTAAGTGGCATCATCCTATTGATCAGTCATGGAGAAATGTGAAGGTGCACccattgtgctgtgtgtgtgatgcagtaGCAAGGCCTTTACTACAGAATTTTAAGCAATTTAATGGTGAATATGGCTGTGGAGTCTGCCTTCACCCTGGGGTGCAAATGAGGAAAGGACAAGGAAACTCAAGAGTTTACACATGTTCAGCTGAaaaaccaagtgacagaaaTCACAAAACCACAGTAGAAATAGGACAAATTGCTGAAAGAGAAGGGAAGACTATATTGGGCATAAAGGGCCCATCTGCTATTGTAGATTTAGCAAAGTTTGATCTAATCAATGGGATGGTCCCTGACTATATGCACTGTGTGTTGCTTGGCGTGTGTAGACAAATGGCGACTTTATGGATCGATTCTAAGAGCTATTCTGAGCCATGGTACATTGGCACACAAACAGCAATCATGGACAGACACCTCTTGTCTATAAAACCACCAGGTATTGTTGCTCGAGTTCCAAGATCTCTCACTGAACGCAAGTTCTGGAAAGCCCACGAGTGGCAACACTGGCTTCTGTATTATAGCTTGCCAGTTCTGAAAGGCATACTTCCACAGAAGTATCACTCTCATTGGGCGTTACTGATAGAGGGCATAAGCATTCTGTTGGGATCTGAATTAAGTACAGAGCAGATAAATCACGCCCATGACGCATTAGTGTACTTTGTTGGAGGTGTGCAAGCGCTGTATGGGGAAGAGCACATGACATTCAATGTTCATTCACTTCTGCATTTAAGCCAAAGTGTTGTGCATTGGGGTCCATTGTGGGCCCACTCAGCCTTTATGTTTGAAGCTTTCAATGGATACCTACTGAAACAAGTAAAAAGTAGTCAAGCTGTACCACAACAAATATGCAAACGAGTGATGTTGTCCCGTGCTTTTCCCCGTTTAGCAAAACAATTCCTAACAAATGCACCAGCAGAGGTTAAAGATTTCTGTAATGAAATGAGAACCGAAAAGCATCATGTCAAGAAGTTTGCAAAGTTTGCTGAGGTGACTGCCCTTGGTCCACCAAATGTAAGATTAATATCTGTTGGTGATCAAGCTGCCCTCCACACAGTGAAACAGGTTCCCACAAACTATGTGGTGAATTACTACAAGAGAATTGCTGTAAATGCAGAAGTTGTACATGGTCATAcctacagcaaaacaaaacaaagaaacaactcTATTGTGCTTTTGAAGGATGGGAGTATTTTTAGAGTCTCCCACTTTATTGACATTGGTGATCAGTGTTTATATGCCATAGGGAACTATGGTAAATGCACAGTGCAGAAGTTAGCCAGAGGTTCTCTTATCAAAACTccactgagctacatgtcaaCGGTGCACTTTCCCACAGGCTTTCACAAAGCCATAAACACTACTCAGGTAGTTGGACCATGTATGTATATTCAGTGTCCACAATCCAGCTCGTTTGTGTGTCGGCTGCTGAAGACATATTATTGTAAATGA
- the LOC115578123 gene encoding uncharacterized protein LOC115578123 isoform X1 has product MSKRKHNVTLNTKEKDWLRENVPRRTLTRWKKRKINRTLTDIEKHTAQRHEIDEGASQSEEQRAEPFTLTQEIDEDASQSEEQRAEPFTSTQEIDEDASQSEEQRAEPFTLTQEIDEDASQSEEQRAEPFTSTQEIDEDASQSEEQRAEPFTLTQEIDEDASQSEEQRAEPFTSTQEIDEDASQSEEQRAEPFTLTQEIDEDASQSEEQRAEPFTSTQEIDEDPSQSEEQRAEPFTSTQEIDEDPSQSEEQRAEPFTSTQDNVPQAIDDVHTQGLTEEQSCISILSFALRHNTTGVLMEDLLKLLKLHSAGTSAIPASKYFLGKPLAGIVDQFEHHHYCSVCTKYLGTSQSQEETLTCVSCSSSITVKASLHEGHFFISIPLKGQLKDILENQGMHDLCFPADDSSREVINDICDGTLYQALQSNSEVDFLSLTFNCDGVPVFQSSKFSIWPILCCVNEIPPQCRDKHVLLCALWFGSKKPDMTCFFKPFVEECANLSKTGFKWHHPIDQSWRNVKVHPLCCVCDAVARPLLQNFKQFNGEYGCGVCLHPGVQMRKGQGNSRVYTCSAEKPSDRNHKTTVEIGQIAEREGKTILGIKGPSAIVDLAKFDLINGMVPDYMHCVLLGVCRQMATLWIDSKSYSEPWYIGTQTAIMDRHLLSIKPPGIVARVPRSLTERKFWKAHEWQHWLLYYSLPVLKGILPQKYHSHWALLIEGISILLGSELSTEQINHAHDALVYFVGGVQALYGEEHMTFNVHSLLHLSQSVVHWGPLWAHSAFMFEAFNGYLLKQVKSSQAVPQQICKRVMLSRAFPRLAKQFLTNAPAEVKDFCNEMRTEKHHVKKFAKFAEVTALGPPNVRLISVGDQAALHTVKQVPTNYVVNYYKRIAVNAEVVHGHTYSKTKQRNNSIVLLKDGSIFRVSHFIDIGDQCLYAIGNYGKCTVQKLARGSLIKTPLSYMSTVHFPTGFHKAINTTQVVGPCMYIQCPQSSSFVCRLLKTYYCK; this is encoded by the exons ATGtcgaaaagaaaacacaacgttACTCTCAACACGAAAGAAAAAGATTGGTTGAGAGAAAACGTTCCAAGACGTACTTTgacaagatggaaaaaaag GAAAATCAACAGAACTTTGACTGACATTGAAAAACACACTGCTCAACGACAT GAAATTGATGAAGGTGCCAGCCAAAGcgaagagcagagagcagagcctttcacattaacacag GAAATTGATGAAGATGCCAGCCAAAGcgaagagcagagagcagagcctttcacatcaacacag GAAATTGATGAGGATGCCAGCCAAAGcgaagagcagagagcagagcctttcacattaacacag GAAATTGATGAAGATGCCAGCCAAAGcgaagagcagagagcagagcctttcacatcaacacag GAAATTGATGAGGATGCCAGCCAAAGcgaagagcagagagcagagcctttcacattaacacag GAAATTGATGAAGATGCCAGCCAAAGcgaagagcagagagcagagcctttcacatcaacacag GAAATTGATGAGGATGCCAGCCAAAGcgaagagcagagagcagagcctttcacattaacacag GAAATTGATGAGGATGCCAGCCAAAGcgaagagcagagagcagagcctttcacatcaacacag GAAATTGATGAAGATCCCAGCCAAAGcgaagagcagagagcagagcctttcacatcaacacag gaAATTGATGAAGATCCCAGCCAAAGcgaagagcagagagcagagcctttcacatcaacacag GACAATGTACCTCAAGCAATAGATGATGTCCACACCCAAGGACTAACGGAAGAGCAAAGTTGCATCTCGATTCTCTCCTTTGCATTGAGACACAACACTACAGGTGTATTGATGGAAGACCTGCTGAAACTTTTAAAGTTACATTCTGCTGGGACAAGTGCAATTCCAGCAAGCAAGTATTTTTTGGGGAAACCATTAGCTGGTATTGTAGATCAATTTGAACACCATCATTACTGCAGCGTATGTACTAAGTACCTTGGCACTTCACAGTCACAAGAAGAAACACTTACATGCGTGTCATGTTCCTCATCCATAACAGTAAAAGCCAGTTTACACGAAGGACATTTCTTTATCAGTATTCCATTAAAGGGCCAACTGAAAGATATTCTTGAGAATCAGGGTATGCATGATCTCTGTTTTCCTGCTGATGACAGTAGTAGAGAAGTAATAAATGATATATGTGATGGCACCTTATATCAGGCCTTGCAGTCAAACAGTGAAGTGGATTTCCTTTCCCTTACATTTAATTGTGATGGTGTACCAGTCTTTCAGTCCTCTAAATTTAGTATTTGGCCAatactgtgttgtgttaatgaGATACCCCCTCAGTGCAGAGATAAGCATGTACTTTTATGTGCTTTGTGGTTCGGTTCCAAAAAGCCAGACATGACCTGTTTCTTCAAACCATTTGTGGAGGAATGTGCCAATCTTTCAAAAACTGGTTTTAAGTGGCATCATCCTATTGATCAGTCATGGAGAAATGTGAAGGTGCACccattgtgctgtgtgtgtgatgcagtaGCAAGGCCTTTACTACAGAATTTTAAGCAATTTAATGGTGAATATGGCTGTGGAGTCTGCCTTCACCCTGGGGTGCAAATGAGGAAAGGACAAGGAAACTCAAGAGTTTACACATGTTCAGCTGAaaaaccaagtgacagaaaTCACAAAACCACAGTAGAAATAGGACAAATTGCTGAAAGAGAAGGGAAGACTATATTGGGCATAAAGGGCCCATCTGCTATTGTAGATTTAGCAAAGTTTGATCTAATCAATGGGATGGTCCCTGACTATATGCACTGTGTGTTGCTTGGCGTGTGTAGACAAATGGCGACTTTATGGATCGATTCTAAGAGCTATTCTGAGCCATGGTACATTGGCACACAAACAGCAATCATGGACAGACACCTCTTGTCTATAAAACCACCAGGTATTGTTGCTCGAGTTCCAAGATCTCTCACTGAACGCAAGTTCTGGAAAGCCCACGAGTGGCAACACTGGCTTCTGTATTATAGCTTGCCAGTTCTGAAAGGCATACTTCCACAGAAGTATCACTCTCATTGGGCGTTACTGATAGAGGGCATAAGCATTCTGTTGGGATCTGAATTAAGTACAGAGCAGATAAATCACGCCCATGACGCATTAGTGTACTTTGTTGGAGGTGTGCAAGCGCTGTATGGGGAAGAGCACATGACATTCAATGTTCATTCACTTCTGCATTTAAGCCAAAGTGTTGTGCATTGGGGTCCATTGTGGGCCCACTCAGCCTTTATGTTTGAAGCTTTCAATGGATACCTACTGAAACAAGTAAAAAGTAGTCAAGCTGTACCACAACAAATATGCAAACGAGTGATGTTGTCCCGTGCTTTTCCCCGTTTAGCAAAACAATTCCTAACAAATGCACCAGCAGAGGTTAAAGATTTCTGTAATGAAATGAGAACCGAAAAGCATCATGTCAAGAAGTTTGCAAAGTTTGCTGAGGTGACTGCCCTTGGTCCACCAAATGTAAGATTAATATCTGTTGGTGATCAAGCTGCCCTCCACACAGTGAAACAGGTTCCCACAAACTATGTGGTGAATTACTACAAGAGAATTGCTGTAAATGCAGAAGTTGTACATGGTCATAcctacagcaaaacaaaacaaagaaacaactcTATTGTGCTTTTGAAGGATGGGAGTATTTTTAGAGTCTCCCACTTTATTGACATTGGTGATCAGTGTTTATATGCCATAGGGAACTATGGTAAATGCACAGTGCAGAAGTTAGCCAGAGGTTCTCTTATCAAAACTccactgagctacatgtcaaCGGTGCACTTTCCCACAGGCTTTCACAAAGCCATAAACACTACTCAGGTAGTTGGACCATGTATGTATATTCAGTGTCCACAATCCAGCTCGTTTGTGTGTCGGCTGCTGAAGACATATTATTGTAAATGA
- the LOC115578123 gene encoding uncharacterized protein LOC115578123 isoform X3 — MSKRKHNVTLNTKEKDWLRENVPRRTLTRWKKRKINRTLTDIEKHTAQRHEIDEGASQSEEQRAEPFTLTQEIDEDASQSEEQRAEPFTSTQEIDEDASQSEEQRAEPFTLTQEIDEDASQSEEQRAEPFTLTQEIDEDASQSEEQRAEPFTSTQEIDEDASQSEEQRAEPFTLTQEIDEDASQSEEQRAEPFTSTQEIDEDPSQSEEQRAEPFTSTQEIDEDPSQSEEQRAEPFTSTQDNVPQAIDDVHTQGLTEEQSCISILSFALRHNTTGVLMEDLLKLLKLHSAGTSAIPASKYFLGKPLAGIVDQFEHHHYCSVCTKYLGTSQSQEETLTCVSCSSSITVKASLHEGHFFISIPLKGQLKDILENQGMHDLCFPADDSSREVINDICDGTLYQALQSNSEVDFLSLTFNCDGVPVFQSSKFSIWPILCCVNEIPPQCRDKHVLLCALWFGSKKPDMTCFFKPFVEECANLSKTGFKWHHPIDQSWRNVKVHPLCCVCDAVARPLLQNFKQFNGEYGCGVCLHPGVQMRKGQGNSRVYTCSAEKPSDRNHKTTVEIGQIAEREGKTILGIKGPSAIVDLAKFDLINGMVPDYMHCVLLGVCRQMATLWIDSKSYSEPWYIGTQTAIMDRHLLSIKPPGIVARVPRSLTERKFWKAHEWQHWLLYYSLPVLKGILPQKYHSHWALLIEGISILLGSELSTEQINHAHDALVYFVGGVQALYGEEHMTFNVHSLLHLSQSVVHWGPLWAHSAFMFEAFNGYLLKQVKSSQAVPQQICKRVMLSRAFPRLAKQFLTNAPAEVKDFCNEMRTEKHHVKKFAKFAEVTALGPPNVRLISVGDQAALHTVKQVPTNYVVNYYKRIAVNAEVVHGHTYSKTKQRNNSIVLLKDGSIFRVSHFIDIGDQCLYAIGNYGKCTVQKLARGSLIKTPLSYMSTVHFPTGFHKAINTTQVVGPCMYIQCPQSSSFVCRLLKTYYCK, encoded by the exons ATGtcgaaaagaaaacacaacgttACTCTCAACACGAAAGAAAAAGATTGGTTGAGAGAAAACGTTCCAAGACGTACTTTgacaagatggaaaaaaag GAAAATCAACAGAACTTTGACTGACATTGAAAAACACACTGCTCAACGACAT GAAATTGATGAAGGTGCCAGCCAAAGcgaagagcagagagcagagcctttcacattaacacag GAAATTGATGAAGATGCCAGCCAAAGcgaagagcagagagcagagcctttcacatcaacacag GAAATTGATGAGGATGCCAGCCAAAGcgaagagcagagagcagagcctttcacattaacacag GAAATTGATGAGGATGCCAGCCAAAGcgaagagcagagagcagagcctttcacattaacacag GAAATTGATGAAGATGCCAGCCAAAGcgaagagcagagagcagagcctttcacatcaacacag GAAATTGATGAGGATGCCAGCCAAAGcgaagagcagagagcagagcctttcacattaacacag GAAATTGATGAGGATGCCAGCCAAAGcgaagagcagagagcagagcctttcacatcaacacag GAAATTGATGAAGATCCCAGCCAAAGcgaagagcagagagcagagcctttcacatcaacacag gaAATTGATGAAGATCCCAGCCAAAGcgaagagcagagagcagagcctttcacatcaacacag GACAATGTACCTCAAGCAATAGATGATGTCCACACCCAAGGACTAACGGAAGAGCAAAGTTGCATCTCGATTCTCTCCTTTGCATTGAGACACAACACTACAGGTGTATTGATGGAAGACCTGCTGAAACTTTTAAAGTTACATTCTGCTGGGACAAGTGCAATTCCAGCAAGCAAGTATTTTTTGGGGAAACCATTAGCTGGTATTGTAGATCAATTTGAACACCATCATTACTGCAGCGTATGTACTAAGTACCTTGGCACTTCACAGTCACAAGAAGAAACACTTACATGCGTGTCATGTTCCTCATCCATAACAGTAAAAGCCAGTTTACACGAAGGACATTTCTTTATCAGTATTCCATTAAAGGGCCAACTGAAAGATATTCTTGAGAATCAGGGTATGCATGATCTCTGTTTTCCTGCTGATGACAGTAGTAGAGAAGTAATAAATGATATATGTGATGGCACCTTATATCAGGCCTTGCAGTCAAACAGTGAAGTGGATTTCCTTTCCCTTACATTTAATTGTGATGGTGTACCAGTCTTTCAGTCCTCTAAATTTAGTATTTGGCCAatactgtgttgtgttaatgaGATACCCCCTCAGTGCAGAGATAAGCATGTACTTTTATGTGCTTTGTGGTTCGGTTCCAAAAAGCCAGACATGACCTGTTTCTTCAAACCATTTGTGGAGGAATGTGCCAATCTTTCAAAAACTGGTTTTAAGTGGCATCATCCTATTGATCAGTCATGGAGAAATGTGAAGGTGCACccattgtgctgtgtgtgtgatgcagtaGCAAGGCCTTTACTACAGAATTTTAAGCAATTTAATGGTGAATATGGCTGTGGAGTCTGCCTTCACCCTGGGGTGCAAATGAGGAAAGGACAAGGAAACTCAAGAGTTTACACATGTTCAGCTGAaaaaccaagtgacagaaaTCACAAAACCACAGTAGAAATAGGACAAATTGCTGAAAGAGAAGGGAAGACTATATTGGGCATAAAGGGCCCATCTGCTATTGTAGATTTAGCAAAGTTTGATCTAATCAATGGGATGGTCCCTGACTATATGCACTGTGTGTTGCTTGGCGTGTGTAGACAAATGGCGACTTTATGGATCGATTCTAAGAGCTATTCTGAGCCATGGTACATTGGCACACAAACAGCAATCATGGACAGACACCTCTTGTCTATAAAACCACCAGGTATTGTTGCTCGAGTTCCAAGATCTCTCACTGAACGCAAGTTCTGGAAAGCCCACGAGTGGCAACACTGGCTTCTGTATTATAGCTTGCCAGTTCTGAAAGGCATACTTCCACAGAAGTATCACTCTCATTGGGCGTTACTGATAGAGGGCATAAGCATTCTGTTGGGATCTGAATTAAGTACAGAGCAGATAAATCACGCCCATGACGCATTAGTGTACTTTGTTGGAGGTGTGCAAGCGCTGTATGGGGAAGAGCACATGACATTCAATGTTCATTCACTTCTGCATTTAAGCCAAAGTGTTGTGCATTGGGGTCCATTGTGGGCCCACTCAGCCTTTATGTTTGAAGCTTTCAATGGATACCTACTGAAACAAGTAAAAAGTAGTCAAGCTGTACCACAACAAATATGCAAACGAGTGATGTTGTCCCGTGCTTTTCCCCGTTTAGCAAAACAATTCCTAACAAATGCACCAGCAGAGGTTAAAGATTTCTGTAATGAAATGAGAACCGAAAAGCATCATGTCAAGAAGTTTGCAAAGTTTGCTGAGGTGACTGCCCTTGGTCCACCAAATGTAAGATTAATATCTGTTGGTGATCAAGCTGCCCTCCACACAGTGAAACAGGTTCCCACAAACTATGTGGTGAATTACTACAAGAGAATTGCTGTAAATGCAGAAGTTGTACATGGTCATAcctacagcaaaacaaaacaaagaaacaactcTATTGTGCTTTTGAAGGATGGGAGTATTTTTAGAGTCTCCCACTTTATTGACATTGGTGATCAGTGTTTATATGCCATAGGGAACTATGGTAAATGCACAGTGCAGAAGTTAGCCAGAGGTTCTCTTATCAAAACTccactgagctacatgtcaaCGGTGCACTTTCCCACAGGCTTTCACAAAGCCATAAACACTACTCAGGTAGTTGGACCATGTATGTATATTCAGTGTCCACAATCCAGCTCGTTTGTGTGTCGGCTGCTGAAGACATATTATTGTAAATGA